In one Desulfobacterales bacterium genomic region, the following are encoded:
- a CDS encoding MFS transporter has translation MQILSRQARQAVFQIYLPSLIMALGIGMIVPAVPLLGRTFGVSMGLAAQVVTAQVLGRAVSMIPSGMLLDRTGFRMGMMIGAAIAVISTVATAFAPSFWIILLSQCCWGVGLTLWRLGRELAAIDLVKVDQRGRQMSALFGIHASGTALGPAIGGIILDTWGFRSLFLIFAAMAAVVLAISATVQETHERAAVSRREVFNFARLDQIERYFRGTYLVLILATFGAMLRSEVLSSMLPIYVVDELGYSATHVGFIFFVIGAITFGMIVPAGVISDKFGRKWATVPPALLSGIAFAAYPLVTGPSGLMVLAAMLGIANGMALGSMTTYTYDIVPYRTRAQLQAMRRTIGEVGAFTGPLLGGVIANLYGAAISFLFFAPLHLLAAFLLMFAAKESLPRRRKKEEHD, from the coding sequence ATGCAGATACTCTCCAGACAAGCCCGGCAGGCTGTTTTCCAAATATACCTTCCGTCCTTGATCATGGCCCTGGGGATCGGGATGATCGTTCCGGCGGTGCCTCTCTTGGGTCGGACATTCGGGGTTTCCATGGGGCTGGCGGCCCAGGTGGTGACCGCCCAGGTGCTGGGGCGGGCCGTATCGATGATCCCTTCGGGCATGCTGCTGGACCGGACCGGTTTTCGCATGGGTATGATGATTGGGGCCGCTATCGCTGTTATCAGCACGGTGGCGACAGCCTTTGCACCGTCCTTCTGGATCATTCTGCTTTCCCAGTGCTGCTGGGGCGTGGGCCTGACCCTGTGGCGGCTTGGTCGGGAACTGGCGGCCATCGACCTGGTAAAGGTGGACCAGCGCGGCCGCCAGATGAGCGCCCTGTTCGGCATCCATGCCTCGGGAACGGCGCTGGGGCCGGCCATCGGCGGCATTATTCTGGACACCTGGGGGTTTCGGAGCCTGTTTTTAATATTTGCCGCCATGGCGGCGGTGGTTCTGGCTATTTCAGCAACGGTCCAGGAGACCCATGAGCGCGCGGCCGTTTCCCGTCGGGAGGTTTTTAATTTTGCCCGGCTCGATCAAATCGAGCGTTATTTTCGTGGAACCTATCTTGTTTTAATCCTTGCCACCTTCGGCGCCATGCTGCGCTCCGAAGTGCTCAGCAGCATGCTCCCCATCTATGTGGTCGATGAACTGGGCTACAGCGCGACCCATGTCGGTTTTATCTTTTTTGTCATCGGCGCCATCACATTCGGCATGATCGTTCCGGCGGGGGTGATTTCGGACAAGTTCGGCCGCAAATGGGCGACCGTTCCGCCGGCCCTGCTCTCCGGGATCGCTTTTGCGGCCTATCCGCTGGTAACCGGACCGTCGGGGCTGATGGTCCTGGCGGCCATGCTGGGAATCGCCAACGGCATGGCGCTCGGCTCCATGACGACCTATACCTACGACATCGTCCCTTACCGCACCCGGGCCCAATTGCAGGCCATGCGTCGGACCATCGGGGAAGTCGGTGCATTCACCGGTCCGCTCCTGGGGGGCGTCATCGCGAACCTCTATGGCGCCGCCATCTCCTTTCTGTTTTTTGCACCGCTGCATCTGCTGGCGGCCTTCTTGCTGATGTTTGCGGCCAAGGAGTCCCTGCCGCGGCGGAGAAAAAAGGAAGAACATGATTAG
- a CDS encoding isochorismatase family protein has translation MTDAFEDHCWKDIVDPEILDIYSAYKRKTYIGSKPILLAIDLYNLVFEGGPLPVHEAVKTHPSSCGSFAWDAIQPIQDLLALVRSKNIPVIYTTNDIRKKTQNTAVHATHRKARKLSPRAYEIKAEFSPRPQDLIIRKERASAFFGTPLIAYLTRLGVDSVIVCGESTSGCVRASVVDAYSYGFHAVVVEECCFDRSLLSHKVNLFDLHHKYADVMHLQEVKAHLSETILN, from the coding sequence ATGACCGATGCATTTGAAGACCACTGCTGGAAAGATATTGTCGATCCGGAGATTCTGGATATCTACAGCGCCTACAAAAGAAAGACCTATATCGGTTCTAAACCGATCTTGCTGGCCATCGATTTATACAATCTGGTATTTGAGGGCGGTCCGCTGCCGGTTCATGAGGCCGTAAAGACCCATCCAAGTTCATGCGGCAGTTTCGCCTGGGATGCCATCCAGCCCATTCAGGACCTGCTGGCCCTGGTCCGTTCTAAAAACATCCCGGTCATCTACACCACCAATGACATCCGCAAAAAAACTCAAAACACAGCTGTGCATGCCACCCATCGAAAGGCCCGCAAACTTAGTCCCCGGGCATATGAAATCAAGGCGGAATTCAGTCCACGGCCGCAGGATCTCATTATCCGGAAAGAGCGTGCCAGCGCCTTTTTCGGCACACCATTGATTGCCTATCTGACCCGGCTCGGAGTGGACAGCGTTATCGTCTGCGGTGAAAGCACCAGCGGATGTGTGCGGGCCAGCGTGGTGGATGCCTATTCATACGGCTTTCATGCGGTTGTGGTGGAAGAATGCTGTTTTGACCGCAGCCTACTTTCCCATAAGGTCAACCTGTTTGATCTGCATCATAAATATGCCGATGTCATGCACCTTCAGGAAGTCAAGGCACATCTGAGTGAAACCATTCTGAACTGA